A single window of Arcobacter venerupis DNA harbors:
- a CDS encoding M23 family metallopeptidase yields the protein MKFTNNKNGKVFWIFIILLILVMALIAFLFLSPTFERVAPKISIDKEIYWNLQKPIKVEITDNNDIKSYDIIYDDGQKQTKLETKVTKSEKGLIELEILPPSFNEMQKPKDGNIKIDVYDVSKWNFFRGNQSVTTSKVIIDKKSPVANVIANSYLLRQGGSGVVIVEVSDENLKDYYISFNDEELFELFPFYKKNYYIAIITWPVKIKEFSRVNLVAVDMAGNKSVAKVPFYIKSFQEKDDDIKVSDDFIQNVAKQVLEKSDVNIPTDPVDIFLKTNKEVREKNIKTIRDVTRKNFSNNLVTSYDLKTFLRLENSATVAGYGERRSYFYNDQKVDEEWHLGMDWASVKRAPIKTYNDGKVIFKDYLGIYGNSIIIDHGIGLATLYAHTSSANVELNDEVKAGQQIGNTGSTGAVFGDHLHFGVLVQGIEVNPNEWQTKDWISTNVTKTINDAVKVINTK from the coding sequence TTGAAATTTACAAATAATAAAAACGGAAAAGTATTTTGGATTTTTATAATCCTTCTTATATTAGTTATGGCCTTAATAGCCTTTTTATTTTTATCTCCAACTTTTGAAAGAGTTGCTCCCAAAATATCAATAGATAAAGAGATTTATTGGAATTTACAAAAACCAATAAAAGTTGAGATCACAGATAATAATGATATAAAATCATATGATATCATTTATGATGATGGACAAAAACAAACAAAATTAGAGACAAAAGTTACTAAAAGTGAAAAAGGTTTAATTGAATTAGAGATATTACCTCCTTCTTTTAATGAAATGCAAAAACCAAAAGATGGAAATATTAAAATTGATGTTTATGATGTAAGTAAATGGAATTTCTTTAGAGGAAATCAAAGCGTAACAACATCAAAAGTAATTATTGATAAAAAAAGTCCAGTTGCAAATGTAATTGCAAATTCATATTTATTAAGACAAGGTGGAAGTGGTGTTGTAATTGTAGAAGTTTCAGATGAAAATTTAAAAGATTATTACATCTCGTTTAATGATGAAGAATTATTTGAACTATTCCCTTTTTATAAAAAGAATTACTATATAGCAATTATTACATGGCCAGTAAAAATAAAAGAATTTAGTAGAGTAAATTTAGTAGCAGTTGATATGGCTGGTAATAAAAGTGTTGCTAAAGTTCCTTTTTATATTAAAAGTTTTCAAGAAAAAGATGATGATATAAAAGTATCAGATGATTTTATTCAAAATGTAGCAAAACAAGTATTAGAAAAAAGTGATGTAAATATTCCAACTGATCCTGTGGATATATTCCTAAAAACTAATAAAGAAGTTAGAGAAAAGAATATTAAAACAATTAGAGATGTTACAAGAAAAAATTTCTCTAATAACTTAGTTACATCATATGATTTAAAAACATTTTTAAGATTAGAAAATTCAGCAACAGTTGCGGGTTATGGAGAAAGAAGAAGTTATTTTTACAATGATCAAAAAGTTGATGAAGAGTGGCATTTAGGAATGGATTGGGCAAGTGTAAAAAGAGCTCCAATTAAAACATATAATGATGGAAAAGTAATATTTAAAGATTATTTAGGAATTTATGGAAATTCTATTATTATAGATCATGGTATCGGATTAGCAACACTTTATGCCCATACAAGTAGTGCAAATGTTGAATTAAATGATGAAGTAAAAGCTGGACAACAAATTGGAAATACTGGATCAACTGGGGCTGTATTTGGTGATCATTTACACTTTGGTGTCTTAGTTCAAGGAATAGAAGTAAACCCTAATGAATGGCAAACAAAAGATTGGATAAGTACAAATGTTACTAAAACAATAAATGATGCTGTGAAAGTGATAAATACTAAATGA
- a CDS encoding DHH family phosphoesterase encodes MKKDFIISNKVDMSEYTKALELIEKSRYILIITHVNPDPDSIGSALALSNLFHENKIKHKVFNISSDLPQNLDFIPRFEKITDQLPAFFDLAISVDCGTYKRLGFELDPSIPLINFDHHKSNNSFGVVNIVDSQKSSTAELVFEFFKHNGLYITKDSATALYVGIYDDTLAFSLGRCDEMTFEKVNFLVECGASPSGIANKLLRRDSLAKYRIIPKVLDSLELFKDGEVASIIAMEEWFKQTGAHNRDCEDALDMIMSMAIVKIAIFVRVVNGVSRVSLRSKGQIDVSTVAMKFGGGGHFNASGCTLEILDVNKAKEIVLKEIFEIYK; translated from the coding sequence TTGAAAAAAGATTTTATAATTAGTAATAAAGTTGATATGTCTGAGTATACAAAAGCATTAGAGCTTATTGAAAAAAGTAGATATATATTAATAATTACTCATGTAAATCCAGATCCAGATTCTATAGGTTCAGCTTTAGCTTTGTCAAATCTGTTCCATGAAAATAAAATAAAACATAAAGTATTTAATATAAGTTCAGATTTACCTCAAAATCTTGATTTTATACCAAGATTTGAAAAAATCACAGATCAATTACCAGCTTTTTTTGATTTAGCTATAAGTGTTGATTGTGGAACTTATAAAAGATTAGGGTTTGAACTTGATCCATCAATTCCACTTATAAATTTTGATCATCATAAATCAAATAATAGTTTTGGGGTTGTTAATATTGTTGATTCTCAGAAAAGTTCAACTGCTGAATTAGTTTTTGAATTTTTTAAGCATAATGGTTTATATATAACAAAAGATTCTGCGACTGCACTTTATGTTGGCATTTATGATGACACATTAGCTTTTTCTTTAGGAAGATGCGATGAAATGACTTTTGAAAAGGTTAACTTTTTAGTAGAGTGTGGTGCAAGCCCTTCTGGAATTGCAAATAAACTTTTACGAAGAGATTCTTTGGCAAAATATAGAATTATTCCGAAAGTTTTGGATAGTTTAGAATTATTTAAAGATGGAGAAGTTGCTTCTATTATTGCTATGGAAGAATGGTTTAAACAAACGGGCGCTCATAATAGGGATTGTGAAGATGCCCTAGATATGATTATGAGTATGGCAATTGTAAAAATTGCAATATTTGTAAGAGTAGTTAATGGAGTCTCAAGAGTATCTTTGCGATCAAAGGGACAAATTGATGTTTCTACTGTAGCCATGAAATTTGGTGGTGGTGGACATTTTAATGCATCTGGTTGTACATTAGAAATATTAGATGTTAATAAAGCGAAAGAAATTGTATTAAAGGAAATTTTTGAAATTTACAAATAA
- the nadC gene encoding carboxylating nicotinate-nucleotide diphosphorylase translates to MINIKKFVKNAIIEDNGRGDLFFDVAPKGRFTARAICKSDGILAGVQYAKVLARTEKFDCKFLKNDGDEIKAGDVIAELEGKASILLSSERTFLNMLQHASGIATMANKYAKLMEGTGVVLLDTRKTRPQLRDFEKYASRVGGAINHRLGLDDCLMLKDTHLRTIDNLEEFVKKARKRISWVTKIEIECETLDQVKEAMHAGADIIMCDNMTIEQIKEVVVFRNENYPHILLEASGNINLETIRNYASTGVDAISSGSIIHQATWLDFSMKFD, encoded by the coding sequence TTGTTAAAAATGCCATTATTGAAGATAATGGTAGAGGAGATTTATTCTTCGATGTTGCTCCAAAAGGACGATTTACTGCACGTGCTATTTGTAAATCTGATGGTATTTTAGCAGGTGTTCAATATGCAAAAGTATTAGCAAGAACTGAGAAATTTGATTGTAAATTTTTGAAAAATGATGGTGATGAGATAAAAGCTGGAGATGTGATTGCTGAACTTGAGGGGAAAGCCTCAATCTTATTGTCTTCTGAGCGAACTTTTTTAAATATGCTTCAACATGCATCTGGAATTGCAACTATGGCAAATAAATATGCAAAGCTTATGGAAGGAACAGGTGTAGTTTTACTAGATACTAGAAAAACAAGACCACAACTTAGAGATTTTGAAAAATATGCCTCAAGAGTTGGTGGTGCGATAAATCATAGACTTGGACTTGATGATTGTTTAATGTTAAAAGATACACACTTAAGAACTATTGATAATCTTGAAGAGTTTGTAAAAAAAGCAAGAAAAAGAATTTCTTGGGTTACAAAAATCGAAATAGAGTGTGAAACTTTAGACCAAGTAAAAGAAGCAATGCATGCTGGTGCTGATATTATTATGTGTGATAATATGACTATAGAGCAAATAAAAGAGGTTGTAGTTTTTAGAAATGAAAATTATCCACATATTTTATTGGAAGCAAGTGGAAATATAAATTTAGAAACTATTAGAAACTATGCTTCAACTGGTGTTGATGCAATTAGTAGTGGAAGTATAATTCACCAAGCAACTTGGCTTGATTTCTCTATGAAGTTTGATTAG